Proteins encoded by one window of Aspergillus chevalieri M1 DNA, chromosome 6, nearly complete sequence:
- a CDS encoding uncharacterized protein (COG:S;~EggNog:ENOG410QDZF;~InterPro:IPR036397,IPR043502,IPR013103;~PFAM:PF07727;~go_function: GO:0003676 - nucleic acid binding [Evidence IEA]), with amino-acid sequence MEDNQRDAPNTHSEEAESPPQPSTREVDDSMNEERLQPESTTEVDDSQGVNESSLEGENDSPENRDGLVNELESSNREGSVNKHQTERRSARTHQPSNALIESRESEEIYSRKRKAEGEQDDDRPAQRMRAQLARLAIATELLIGDREYEVAHKAREKAGIRIPKSYSEAINDPIYGAKWKEAIHKELSTLMSFGTWKVIPRKQADGNISTCRWVFDVKLGLDGRIDRFKARLVARGNEQSDDDFDETFAPVFRLDSLRILCAIAARYGLIAHVMDALSAFAGSRLDKPNCMEIPEGLQDFDPDAKEGMVLKLLMSLYGLRQSAYLWHRKISRFLKSIGFDPITADPSIFINKRGLIIALYVDDIVIFGRGEGEIDAVKRKLKEFHPMTDGGLVKKLLGIRFMWRRDGSIRLDQESYARQILEEFGMGDCNPAYVPISPSVKLNSEDTPQLGRSEHKLFRRLIGRLIFMVVATRPDIAFAVNQLSQYLAEPRRIHLGAAKHILRYVKSTMAHGLTFSAKGREGLTVYADSAYANSAKSRSTTGFILMIDDAPITWTSRKQSVTAQSTTEAEYMAVSEAAKQVIWTRHFLYAIGKASIYGSTPTTIYEDNRGAINLADNPIDHPKTKHIAVRYHAIRDHIGNGEVRLEHLPTDQMIADALTKASHRDAHKRFIKRLSMI; translated from the coding sequence ATGGAAGATAATCAACGAGACGCTCCCAATACCCATTCAGAAGAGGCAGAatcaccaccacaaccatcCACGCGTGAGGTGGATGATAGTATGAATGAAGAAAGGCTGCAACCGGAATCCACGACTGAGGTGGATGATTCACAAGGTGTGAATGAATCATCATTGGAAGGGGAGAATGATTCTCCCGAGAACAGAGATGGTTTGGTGAATGAGCTTGAATCATCTAACAGAGAAGGTTCAGTGAATAAGCATCAAACTGAGCGCCGTTCTGCTCGAACACACCAACCATCAAACGCGCTGATAGAGAGCCGTGAAAGTGAGGAAATATATAGCCGCAagcgcaaagctgaaggggagcaggatgatgatcgtccagctcagcgcATGCGGGCTCAATTGGCAAGGCTTGCGATAGCTACTGAGTTGCTGATTGGTGACCGAGAATATGAGGTTGCGCATAAAGCGCGTGAGAAAGCAGGCATACGAATACCGAAATCGTACAGCGAAGCTATCAACGATCCGATATATGGTGCAAAATGGAAAGAGGCTATTCATAAGGAGCTGAGCACCCTGATGAGCTTTGGAACCTGGAAAGTTATACCCCGGAAGCAAGCTGATGGGAATATATCAACCTGCAGATGGGTGTTTGATGTCAAACTAGGCTTGGACGGCCGGATCGATAGGTTTAAGGCCAGGCTAGTTGCCAGGGGAAACGAGCAATCGGATGATGATTTTGATGAGACCTTTGCGCCGGTATTTCGACTTGATAGCCTGCGGATCTTGTGTGCAATTGCAGCCAGATATGGGCTCATTGCACATGTGATGGACGCATTAAGTGCTTTCGCTGGATCCAGACTTGACAAGCCGAACTGTATGGAGATTCCAGAAGGTCTTCAGGATTTCGACCCAGACGCCAAAGAGGGCATGGTTCTGAAACTGTTGATGTCTCTATATGGACTACGTCAGTCTGCATACCTGTGGCATCGAAAAATCAGTCGATTTTTGAAGAGTATTGGTTTTGATCCCATCACTGCGGATCCCAGTATTTTCATCAATAAGCGGGGACTGATTATTGCGCTGTATGTGGACGATATAGTTATATTCGGCAGGGGTGAGGGCGAAATTGACGCGGTAAAAAGGAAACTGAAGGAATTCCATCCAATGACTGATGGTGGATTAGTCAAGAAATTGCTTGGAATTCGCTTCATGTGGAGGAGAGATGGTTCCATTCGCCTAGACCAGGAATCATATGCACGTCAGAttcttgaggagtttggcATGGGCGATTGCAATCCTGCATACGTACCAATTAGCCCTAGTGTGAAGTTGAATTCGGAGGATACACCACAATTGGGACGGAGCGAGCACAAGTTATTTCGGAGATTGATTGGACGATTGATATTCATGGTAGTCGCTACCAGGCCCGATATCGCCTTTGCGGTCAATCAATTGTCTCAATATCTCGCTGAACCGCGCCGAATCCATCTTGGAGCCGCCAAGCATATACTTCGATACGTCAAATCAACTATGGCTCATGGATTGACGTTCAGTGCGAAGGGGAGAGAAGGATTAACTGTGTATGCAGATTCTGCATATGCTAATTCAGCAAAGAGCCGGTCAACAACAGGTTTCATACTGATGATTGATGACGCACCAATTACCTGGACAAGCCGGAAACAGTCAGTTACTGCGCAGAGTACGACTGAGGCCGAGTATATGGCAGTTTCAGAGGCTGCTAAACAAGTAATTTGGACACGCCACTTCCTATACGCTATAGGAAAGGCATCCATTTATGGCAGCACACCTACCACCATATATGAAGATAACCGGGGAGCTATCAATCTAGCTGACAATCCGATTGATCACCCAAAGACCAAGCATATCGCAGTGCGCTACCATGCCATACGGGACCATATAGGCAATGGTGAAGTCCGCCTTGAGCATCTACCCACAGATCAAATGATTGCTGATGCTCTAACAAAGGCAAGCCATCGTGATGCTCATAAACGATTTATTAAGAGATTGAGCATGATTTAA
- a CDS encoding uncharacterized protein (COG:S;~EggNog:ENOG410PWF0;~InterPro:IPR011009,IPR002575;~PFAM:PF01636): MFTQKLPNSKETDHLKSAQEDAFAKVNALLFNDISAKFKAYPSMDMTALLEQKRKTYSALRKAFGDEAVQSAISASDASHTEPTVESPDVRDCFQIPADVKVVQPLKKTVLQAVQTGSFSGQTDPDSSAIIGGLNRLLASCEIVWHLGSTAVLGLNSELIVKVGYDIDINHIHTLDYIKQQAPDTPIPEIHGILQQSDSKRIFLFMSQLPGEPLDSKWRLLNTDQKTSIKVQLGAIVKNFRSIPAPPAEEANAVLGGGNPRRCKDTRRQVRIATGPISNEIEFNQFLVSNSTRSECDGIAMIKSYLDTNHKIVMTHGDLHPRNIMVTINPRSSDRDGGEVSFQKALDTTTGTSDLSNSQVTVTGILDWEMCGWYPEYWEYVKALNTITIGGDFGDWWSYLPDNIGVWPKEHAVDVMLSRWHG; the protein is encoded by the coding sequence ATGTTTACACAAAAATTACCGAATTCGAAAGAGACAGATCATCTGAAGAGTGCGCAAGAAGATGCCTTCGCCAAGGTAAATGCACTTCTTTTCAATGATATAAGCGCGAAATTTAAGGCGTATCCATCAATGGATATGACCGCTCTACTAGAACAAAAACGCAAAACATACTCTGCTTTACGGAAAGCATTCGGTGATGAAGCTGTGCAATCAGCAATCTCTGCATCAGATGCTTCACACACTGAACCGACGGTGGAATCTCCCGATGTAAGGGATTGTTTCCAAATCCCAGCAGATGTGAAGGTTGTTCAACCGTTAAAAAAGACTGTGCTCCAAGCAGTACAGACAGGTTCATTTTCTGGTCAAACCGATCCAGATTCATCCGCCATTATTGGGGGACTCAACAGGCTACTAGCTTCCTGTGAGATCGTCTGGCACCTAGGATCAACCGCGGTGTTGGGCCTCAACTCAGAACTCATTGTGAAAGTTGGGTATGACATCGATATCAATCACATACACACTCTGGATTATATTAAGCAGCAGGCGCCGGATACTCCAATCCCGGAGATCCATGGCATTCTCCAACAATCAGACAGCAAGCGCATCTTCCTGTTCATGTCGCAACTCCCTGGCGAGCCTTTGGACAGCAAATGGAGACTCTTGAACACAGACCAGAAAACCTCAATAAAAGTGCAGCTGGGAGCTATTGTCAAGAACTTCAGGTCCATTCCCGCTCCACCAGCTGAAGAGGCCAATGCAGTGCTTGGTGGCGGCAACCCTCGTCGGTGTAAAGACACGCGAAGACAAGTTCGCATTGCAACAGGACCTATAAGTAATGAAATCGAATTCAATCAATTCCTTGTTTCAAATTCAACACGGTCCGAGTGTGATGGAATAGCCATGATAAAATCTTACCTTGACACCAACCATAAGATTGTGATGACCCATGGTGATCTCCATCCTCGAAACATCATGGTAACCATCAATCCGCGATCCTCCGACCGAGATGGAGGTGAGGTGTCCTTTCAAAAAGCACTCGACACAACAACTGGGACGAGCGATCTATCAAATTCTCAAGTGACAGTCACAGGTATTCTTGACTGGGAAATGTGCGGCTGGTATCCGGAGTACTGGGAGTATGTGAAAGCGCTGAACACCATCACTATTGGAGGTGATTTCGGTGATTGGTGGAGTTACTTGCCGGATAACATTGGTGTATGGCCTAAGGAACATGCAGTTGATGTAATGCTCAGCAGATGGCATGGTTGA
- a CDS encoding uncharacterized protein (COG:S;~EggNog:ENOG410Q11R), whose amino-acid sequence MKRPRSQLNVHLGSNCGMDNITSSGTDSDEQRDTTYETDLTEPDDTLSPRKCFWADESHPALDSGEPDDVGEFYDNPLDDTGIGLFKIPEDFDKAEGTILQ is encoded by the coding sequence ATGAAACGCCCACGGTCCCAACTGAATGTACATCTGGGAAGTAACTGTGGCATGGATAACATCACAAGTAGTGGTACCGACTCAGATGAACAGCGTGACACTACTTATGAGACAGATTTGACGGAGCCGGACGATACCCTGAGCCCACGAAAATGTTTTTGGGCGGATGAAAGCCACCCCGCTTTGGATTCAGGAGAACCTGATGATGTGGGAGAATTCTATGACAACCCGCTTGATGATACTGGGATCGGCCTGTTCAAGATTCCCGAAGATTTTGATAAGGCAGAAGGAACAATCTTGCAGTGA
- the CEFD2 gene encoding CaiB/BaiF CoA transferase family protein (COG:I;~EggNog:ENOG410PIN1;~InterPro:IPR023606,IPR003673;~PFAM:PF02515;~TransMembrane:2 (i125-142o154-174i);~go_function: GO:0008410 - CoA-transferase activity [Evidence IEA]) yields MATPLAGIRVVELAGLAPGPFAGLLLSDYGASVLRIDRPKPPQAPPAPDQLTRHKTSITLDLRDKSSHALLLSLLQHADILIDPYRPGVLERLGLSPATLLKNNPRLIIARMTGFRRDGKYKDMAGHDINYIAVSGVLSMLGRANEQPYAPGNLLGDFAGGGAMCFIGILLALLSRVHTGRGQVVEANMVDGSAYLAAMPRLTRKTPLWSQPRGQNLLDGGCPYYDTYETKDSGKYFAVGALEPQFYAALLRGLGFTKDQLPPREDKTNWPVLRDAFATRFKQKTRQEWEAVFDGTDACATPVLEQDELEQTGFEQRPAVHLTATPGYSIPGDDGGWNGKILAPGSGGGKTLKEWLGWELGREFEAREDGALALVRSVRTKAKL; encoded by the exons ATGGCAACTCCCCTAGCAGGTATTCGTGTCGTCGAACTAGCAGGCCTGGCACCAG GCCCCTTCGCCGGCCTCCTCCTTTCCGACTACGGCGCTTCCGTCCTCCGAATCGACCGCCCCAAACCCCCCCAAGCACCCCCAGCCCCAGACCAACTCACCCGCCACAAAACCTCCATTACCCTAGACCTCCGCGACAAATCCTCCCAcgccctcctcctctccctcctccaacATGCCGACATCCTCATCGACCCCTACCGCCCGGGCGTCCTGGAACGCCTCGGCCTGTCCCCCGCAACGCTCCTGAAAAACAACCCGCGTCTCATCATCGCGCGCATGACGGGCTTCCGTCGCGACGGCAAGTACAAGGACATGGCGGGGCACGATATCAACTACATCGCCGTGTCGGGGGTTCTCTCGATGCTAGGACGGGCTAACGAACAGCCCTACGCACCGGGGAATCTGCTTGGTGATTTCGCAGGCGGCGGGGCGATGTGTTTCATCGGCATCTTACTCGCGTTGCTCTCCCGTGTTCATACAGGGAGGGGACAAGTCGTCGAGGCGAATATGGTCGACGGATCGGCGTATTTGGCTGCGATGCCGCGACTCACGCGCAAGACACCGCTGTGGAGCCAACCAAGGGGACAGAATCTTCTCGACGGCGGGTGTCCATACTACGATACCTACGAGACCAAAGACAGCGGGAAGTATTTCGCAGTCGGCGCATTGGAGCCGCAGTTCTACGCTGCGCTGCTCCGCGGGCTCGGGTTCACGAAGGACCAGCTACCTCCGCGCGAAGACAAGACGAATTGGCCTGTGTTGCGGGACGCATTTGCAACCCGCTTCAAGCAGAAGACGCGACAGGAATGGGAAGCCGTGTTCGACGGGACAGACGCATGTGCAACACCTGTTCTCGAGCAGGACGAGCTGGAACAAACCGGATTCGAGCAGCGTCCCGCGGTGCATCTGACTGCGACGCCGGGATACAGCATCCCGGGCGACGACGGGGGGTGGAACGGGAAAATACTGGCTCCCGGGTCGGGAGGAGGGAAGACGCTAAAGGAGTGGCTTGGATGGGAGTTGGGACGGGAGTTTGAGGCGAGAGAGGACGGGGCGCTGGCGTTAGTGCGGAGTGTCAGGACCAAGGCCAAGTTGTAA